A single genomic interval of Acidiferrobacteraceae bacterium harbors:
- a CDS encoding heme biosynthesis HemY N-terminal domain-containing protein, whose amino-acid sequence MRLLVFILVVLLIATILTLAAARDPGYVLMVWPPWSLEMPLTLYAVFAVTGFLGLYLVARLTIRALRLPKGISLWRARRFGTRSRTALARGLTALAGGDWKTAEAELQASVQHSEAPLISYLALAMASQGQGDTAKRDDYLAKAYEAAPDNDLATGMTQAMLQVLANQREQALATLTELHSRAPEHRYVLKLLADTYLSLKDWTGLGYLLPELRKQKVMKESELSRLEVNVHRHLLMPSLPSGSLDVLRRAWQALPKNLRQQPGLVAVYTGKLIEQGEHEEAESLLRDSIGREWNEELVALYGDAHTEHVARQYDTARTWRTTHSESPALHLALGKLALASGSNGEAIQLLEQATSLGAGAGAYLALGKAYERTGDASAAQKSYRDGLESCLGGYSPPWANSKES is encoded by the coding sequence ATGAGACTGCTGGTCTTCATCCTTGTCGTCCTGCTCATCGCCACGATCCTGACCCTGGCGGCGGCGCGGGACCCGGGCTATGTGCTCATGGTATGGCCCCCATGGAGCCTGGAAATGCCGCTGACTCTATATGCGGTATTCGCCGTGACCGGTTTCCTCGGACTCTATCTCGTCGCCCGGCTCACCATTCGTGCCCTTCGCCTTCCCAAGGGGATTTCCCTCTGGCGTGCGCGACGCTTTGGCACACGATCGCGCACGGCCCTGGCGCGCGGACTCACGGCCCTCGCCGGCGGAGACTGGAAGACTGCAGAAGCCGAACTGCAGGCCAGCGTGCAACACAGCGAGGCCCCGCTGATCAGCTACCTGGCGCTGGCCATGGCGAGCCAGGGGCAAGGGGATACGGCCAAGCGCGACGACTACCTGGCCAAGGCCTACGAGGCAGCGCCCGACAATGACCTCGCTACCGGAATGACCCAGGCCATGCTGCAGGTGCTGGCCAATCAGCGCGAGCAGGCCCTGGCAACTCTGACCGAACTGCACAGCCGCGCACCCGAACATCGCTACGTACTCAAGTTGCTGGCGGATACCTATTTGTCCCTGAAGGACTGGACCGGACTGGGATACCTGCTGCCGGAACTTCGCAAACAGAAAGTCATGAAGGAAAGCGAGCTTTCCCGGCTCGAAGTCAATGTCCATCGCCATCTGCTCATGCCCTCACTTCCATCCGGTTCCCTGGATGTCTTGCGACGGGCGTGGCAAGCCCTGCCGAAGAATCTCCGCCAGCAACCCGGACTGGTCGCGGTCTATACCGGCAAATTGATCGAGCAAGGTGAACACGAGGAGGCGGAGTCGCTGCTGCGCGATTCCATTGGTCGCGAATGGAATGAAGAGCTCGTCGCCCTGTATGGTGATGCACACACCGAGCACGTGGCGCGACAATACGACACCGCACGAACCTGGCGCACCACCCACTCCGAAAGCCCCGCCCTACACCTGGCCTTGGGCAAACTCGCGCTGGCCAGTGGTTCCAACGGGGAGGCAATACAGCTCCTGGAGCAGGCGACAAGCCTGGGGGCCGGCGCCGGTGCCTACCTGGCGCTGGGCAAGGCCTACGAGCGAACGGGGGATGCATCCGCCGCACAAAAGAGCTATCGCGACGGACTGGAAAGCTGTCTGGGTGGCTACTCGCCGCCGTGGGCGAATTCGAAGGAATCGTAG
- a CDS encoding uroporphyrinogen-III C-methyltransferase: MKEIDALKSTERVDIPGIALKLANLAETVEHLPLSLDFRSMKTKDSAAAPNAKEGTEGRKESASRGFFRQLWSDIRSLITFRSNVESYRPLLPPTQQYFLRENLRLVLLGAQQAALRADRGTYRSNLESASRWIKTYFDPDAQAVKEMQKEIQALARQPLSEKRPDIGASLKALRIVAEKHAGL, from the coding sequence GTGAAGGAAATCGACGCGTTGAAGTCGACGGAGCGGGTGGACATTCCCGGGATCGCATTGAAACTGGCGAACCTCGCCGAAACCGTAGAACACCTCCCCTTGTCCCTGGATTTCCGGTCCATGAAGACGAAGGACTCGGCAGCGGCGCCGAATGCAAAGGAAGGGACGGAAGGGAGAAAAGAATCGGCCAGTCGCGGATTCTTCCGACAGCTGTGGTCCGACATCCGAAGCCTGATTACCTTCCGCAGCAACGTCGAATCCTATCGCCCGCTACTGCCTCCAACGCAGCAATACTTTTTGCGCGAGAATCTGAGACTGGTTCTGCTAGGTGCCCAACAGGCGGCGCTTCGTGCGGATCGGGGAACCTACCGCAGCAATCTTGAATCAGCGTCACGCTGGATCAAGACCTACTTCGACCCCGATGCCCAAGCCGTCAAGGAAATGCAAAAAGAGATTCAGGCTCTTGCCCGGCAACCCTTGTCCGAAAAACGTCCCGACATCGGCGCATCGCTGAAGGCCCTGCGCATCGTCGCTGAAAAACACGCCGGCCTATGA